A single genomic interval of Flavobacterium sp. N2820 harbors:
- a CDS encoding cytochrome c oxidase subunit II, with product MTSFLVFTVLVLIGIAVWQLTKIFDLTQVGGVADDSEIANDKDNSVNGYLMFAFVGFIYVFTIYSLYAWGDLVLGTPASEHGKDVDSLMAISMALIFFVQTITQFLLHYFAFKYRGKEGQKALYFADNNKLEAIWTIIPVIVLAGLILYGLYTWNNIMFVDEEDKQDAIVIELYAKQFGWEARYAGDDKTLGKANVRLIEGINTLGVDLADPAAQDDKVVTELHLPVGKKVIFKMRSQDVLHSAYMPHFRAQMNCVPGMITQFSFTPTVTTADMRNDVAIIAKVDKINKIRSKNSKKIVAEGGTALDTYTFDYLLLCNKICGASHYNMQMKIVVDTPSDFKKWLNEKPTLAQQWKEANAPAPVAAPVSSPAVAVDTTKVLAQVIK from the coding sequence ATGACAAGTTTCTTGGTATTTACAGTTTTAGTTTTAATCGGAATTGCCGTATGGCAGTTAACTAAAATCTTTGATTTAACACAAGTTGGTGGTGTTGCTGATGATTCAGAAATTGCTAACGATAAAGATAATAGTGTTAATGGTTACTTAATGTTTGCATTTGTGGGTTTCATTTATGTTTTCACAATATATTCATTATATGCTTGGGGAGATTTAGTTTTAGGAACTCCAGCTTCTGAACACGGAAAAGACGTAGATAGTTTAATGGCTATTTCTATGGCGTTAATTTTCTTTGTTCAAACAATCACACAGTTTTTATTACATTATTTTGCTTTTAAATACAGAGGTAAAGAAGGACAAAAAGCTTTATACTTTGCAGATAATAATAAATTAGAGGCTATTTGGACCATTATTCCTGTTATCGTTTTAGCTGGTTTGATTTTGTATGGTTTATATACTTGGAACAACATTATGTTTGTTGACGAAGAAGATAAGCAAGATGCAATAGTTATTGAATTATATGCTAAACAATTTGGATGGGAAGCACGTTATGCTGGTGACGATAAAACATTAGGAAAAGCTAACGTAAGATTAATTGAAGGCATTAATACTTTAGGAGTTGATTTAGCTGACCCAGCTGCTCAAGATGATAAAGTTGTCACAGAATTACACTTACCAGTAGGTAAAAAAGTGATTTTTAAAATGCGTTCTCAAGATGTTTTACACTCAGCTTACATGCCTCACTTTAGAGCGCAAATGAACTGTGTTCCTGGAATGATTACTCAATTTTCATTTACTCCAACAGTTACAACTGCTGATATGAGAAATGATGTTGCAATTATAGCTAAGGTTGATAAAATCAATAAAATTAGATCTAAAAACAGTAAAAAAATTGTAGCTGAAGGCGGAACCGCTCTAGATACATACACTTTCGATTATTTGTTATTGTGTAATAAAATTTGTGGAGCATCTCATTACAACATGCAAATGAAAATTGTTGTTGATACACCATCAGATTTTAAAAAATGGTTAAATGAAAAACCTACATTAGCTCAACAATGGAAAGAAGCTAATGCTCCTGCTCCTGTAGCAGCTCCAGTTTCATCTCCTGCTGTTGCAGTTGATACAACTAAAGTTTTAGCTCAAGTTATTAAATAA
- a CDS encoding quinol:cytochrome C oxidoreductase → MYTFSSKLKTFSFVLMILGAIGIGVGFWQAPKTIEDVEKILADSHHGHEAAHVEKVAHDAEAHAVTEPAHSEVAVVDSTKAIVTDSVHATHEAVDSTAVAVAPVADNHDTHKKETVAHEADHDKEHAEHVFHQLQNKPWAALYVACIFFMLISVGVLAFYAIQYAAQAGWSPILFRVMEGITSYLLPGSIIFFILLVAAGMHWGHNHLFVWMDADVINPESVKFDKLIFLKKGWLSVGRFLATAAIILVVWNWVRFKFRQNSIAQDTATDNAPYKKNFKLAAFFLVFFIVSESIMSWDWIMSVDPHWYSTLFGWYVFASFFVSGITVIAMITLYLKSKGYLEHVNTSHIHDLAKFMFGISIFWTYLWFSQFMLIWYSNIPEEVTYFVTRIEHYKLPFFGMLALNFIFPLLILINTDFKRLTWIVVMAGVVILFGHYIDFFNMIMPATVGDQWFIGIPEIGSLAFFLGLFIFVVFSALTKAPIEPKGNPFIEESKHFHY, encoded by the coding sequence ATGTACACGTTTTCAAGTAAATTAAAAACATTTTCATTCGTCCTAATGATTTTAGGTGCTATTGGTATTGGAGTTGGTTTTTGGCAAGCTCCTAAAACTATTGAAGATGTTGAAAAAATATTAGCAGATAGTCACCATGGTCATGAAGCTGCTCATGTAGAAAAAGTTGCTCATGATGCAGAAGCACATGCTGTTACAGAGCCTGCTCATAGCGAAGTTGCTGTTGTAGATTCTACAAAAGCTATCGTTACAGATTCAGTTCATGCTACACATGAAGCTGTTGATTCTACTGCTGTTGCAGTTGCTCCAGTTGCAGACAACCATGATACGCACAAAAAAGAAACAGTTGCTCACGAAGCAGATCACGATAAAGAACATGCTGAACACGTTTTTCATCAATTGCAAAACAAGCCTTGGGCTGCTTTGTATGTTGCATGTATTTTCTTCATGTTAATATCAGTTGGGGTTTTAGCTTTTTATGCCATTCAATATGCTGCTCAAGCAGGTTGGTCTCCAATTTTGTTTAGAGTAATGGAAGGTATTACCTCGTATTTATTACCAGGTTCTATTATTTTCTTTATTTTATTAGTTGCTGCTGGAATGCATTGGGGTCACAATCATCTTTTTGTTTGGATGGATGCAGATGTCATAAATCCAGAATCGGTTAAATTTGATAAACTTATTTTTCTTAAAAAAGGATGGTTAAGTGTTGGAAGATTTTTAGCTACTGCTGCAATTATTTTAGTGGTATGGAATTGGGTTCGTTTCAAATTCAGACAAAACTCAATTGCACAAGATACAGCTACTGACAACGCACCATACAAGAAAAACTTCAAATTAGCAGCTTTCTTTTTAGTGTTTTTCATCGTTTCTGAGTCTATTATGTCTTGGGACTGGATTATGTCTGTTGATCCACACTGGTATAGTACTTTGTTTGGATGGTATGTATTCGCTAGTTTCTTTGTAAGTGGAATTACTGTTATTGCAATGATTACTTTATACTTAAAATCTAAAGGATATTTAGAGCATGTAAATACAAGTCATATTCATGATTTAGCTAAATTTATGTTTGGTATTAGTATTTTCTGGACCTATTTATGGTTCTCTCAATTCATGTTAATTTGGTATTCAAATATTCCTGAAGAAGTTACTTATTTCGTTACAAGAATTGAACACTATAAATTGCCTTTCTTTGGAATGTTAGCCTTAAACTTTATTTTCCCATTGTTAATCTTAATCAATACTGATTTCAAACGTTTAACTTGGATTGTAGTTATGGCTGGTGTAGTAATCCTATTTGGTCACTATATTGACTTTTTCAATATGATTATGCCTGCAACAGTAGGTGATCAATGGTTTATCGGTATTCCAGAAATCGGTTCTTTAGCATTCTTCCTAGGATTATTTATATTTGTTGTATTTAGTGCGCTTACAAAAGCACCAATTGAACCAAAAGGAAATCCTTTCATTGAAGAAAGTAAACATTTTCATTATTAA
- a CDS encoding DUF3341 domain-containing protein: MSNKVIHAIYNDDDVLMDAVKQTRAAHHHIEEIYTPFPVHGLDKAMGLAPTRIAICAFLYGLVGLSVATWMMNFIMIQDWPQDIGGKPSFNYIDNMPAFVPIMFELTVFFAAHLMVITFYMRSKLWPFKQAENPDVRTTDDHFLMEVGIHGNEEELISFFTNTGAVEVKVVDKH; encoded by the coding sequence ATGAGTAATAAAGTAATACACGCTATATATAATGATGATGATGTTTTAATGGATGCTGTTAAACAAACAAGAGCAGCTCATCATCATATTGAAGAAATTTATACACCTTTCCCTGTTCATGGTTTGGACAAAGCTATGGGATTGGCTCCTACAAGAATTGCAATTTGTGCCTTTTTGTATGGTTTAGTTGGACTTTCTGTTGCTACATGGATGATGAATTTTATCATGATTCAAGATTGGCCACAAGATATTGGTGGTAAACCAAGTTTTAATTATATTGACAACATGCCAGCATTCGTGCCAATTATGTTCGAATTAACAGTATTTTTTGCAGCCCATTTAATGGTAATTACTTTTTATATGAGAAGTAAATTATGGCCATTCAAACAAGCAGAAAATCCTGATGTTAGAACTACTGATGATCATTTCTTGATGGAAGTTGGTATTCATGGTAATGAAGAAGAATTAATTTCTTTCTTTACTAACACTGGAGCAGTTGAAGTAAAAGTAGTAGATAAGCATTAA
- a CDS encoding c-type cytochrome: MKSLYKIVAVVGLSFMATSCFDKAKPNYQFFPNMYEAVSYETYSEHSVFKGGVEAQVPAKGSIKRGFVPYEIPNTPEGYALAKASLKSPLDSLSLNPDKAKELYTVYCAICHGDKGDGKGNLVVKEKFLGVPSYKDREITDGSIFHVVTYGLNSMGSHANQLSQEERWQVADYVLKLKAGL, encoded by the coding sequence ATGAAAAGTTTATATAAAATAGTAGCAGTTGTAGGTTTGTCTTTCATGGCAACTTCATGTTTCGATAAAGCAAAACCTAACTATCAGTTTTTTCCAAACATGTATGAAGCAGTTTCTTATGAAACGTATTCAGAACACAGTGTTTTTAAAGGAGGAGTAGAAGCGCAAGTTCCTGCAAAAGGTTCTATTAAAAGAGGTTTTGTTCCTTACGAAATTCCTAATACACCAGAAGGTTATGCTTTAGCAAAAGCCTCATTAAAATCTCCTTTAGATTCATTAAGCTTAAATCCTGATAAAGCAAAAGAATTGTACACTGTTTATTGTGCAATTTGCCACGGAGATAAAGGTGACGGAAAAGGAAATTTAGTAGTTAAAGAAAAATTTCTTGGCGTACCAAGTTATAAAGATAGAGAAATTACAGACGGAAGTATTTTTCACGTAGTAACTTATGGATTAAATTCTATGGGTTCTCACGCAAACCAATTGTCTCAAGAAGAAAGATGGCAAGTTGCGGATTACGTTTTAAAATTAAAAGCTGGATTATAA
- the nrfD gene encoding NrfD/PsrC family molybdoenzyme membrane anchor subunit, translated as MSSHYEAPIRKPLVVGSKSYHDVTVDVARPVEGRANKLWWTVFSIALAAFLWGLGCMIYTVTTGIGTWGLNKTVGWAWDITNFVWWVGIGHAGTLISAVLLLFRQKWRMAINRSAEAMTIFSVMQAGLFPIIHMGRPWLGYWVLPIPNQFGSLWVNFNSPLLWDVFAISTYLSVSLVFWWTGLLPDFAMLRDRAVTPFTKRVYSILSFGWSGRAKDWQRFEEVSLVLAGLATPLVLSVHTIVSFDFATSVIPGWHTTILPPYFVAGAIFSGFAMVNTLLIIMRKVSNLEDYITVQHIELMNIVIMITGSIVGCAYITELFVAWYSGVEYEQYAFLNRATGPYWWSYWLMMTCNVISPQVMWSKKIRTNIMASFIISIVVNVGMWFERFVIIVTSLHRDYLPSSWTMFQPTFVDAGIYIGTIGFFFVLFLLYSRSFPVIAQAEVKTILKGSGDNYKREREQHGHNHSDNH; from the coding sequence ATGTCGTCTCATTACGAAGCACCCATTAGAAAACCTTTAGTAGTAGGAAGTAAATCTTACCACGATGTAACGGTAGATGTTGCAAGACCTGTAGAAGGTAGAGCAAACAAACTATGGTGGACAGTATTTTCAATCGCATTAGCCGCTTTCCTATGGGGATTAGGTTGTATGATTTATACGGTAACCACTGGTATTGGAACATGGGGATTAAATAAAACAGTTGGCTGGGCTTGGGATATCACCAATTTCGTTTGGTGGGTAGGTATCGGTCACGCCGGAACACTTATCTCTGCAGTATTATTATTATTCCGTCAAAAATGGAGAATGGCCATTAACCGTTCTGCAGAAGCAATGACGATTTTCTCTGTAATGCAAGCAGGTTTATTCCCAATTATTCACATGGGTCGACCATGGTTAGGATACTGGGTATTACCAATTCCAAATCAATTCGGATCATTATGGGTGAATTTTAACTCACCATTATTATGGGACGTATTCGCAATTTCTACTTATTTATCAGTATCATTAGTTTTCTGGTGGACTGGTTTGTTACCTGACTTTGCTATGTTACGAGATAGAGCTGTAACACCTTTTACAAAAAGAGTGTATTCTATTCTTTCTTTTGGATGGTCTGGTAGAGCTAAAGACTGGCAACGTTTTGAAGAGGTTTCTCTTGTATTGGCTGGTTTAGCAACTCCTCTTGTACTTTCTGTACACACTATTGTATCCTTTGACTTTGCTACTTCTGTAATCCCAGGATGGCATACAACAATCTTACCTCCATACTTCGTTGCTGGAGCGATTTTCTCAGGATTTGCAATGGTAAATACTTTACTTATTATCATGAGAAAAGTATCTAATTTAGAAGATTATATCACAGTACAACATATTGAATTAATGAACATTGTAATCATGATTACTGGTTCTATCGTAGGTTGTGCCTATATTACAGAGTTATTCGTAGCTTGGTATTCTGGAGTTGAGTATGAACAATACGCATTCTTAAACAGAGCAACTGGTCCTTACTGGTGGTCATACTGGTTAATGATGACGTGTAACGTAATTTCTCCTCAAGTTATGTGGTCTAAGAAAATTAGAACCAATATTATGGCGTCTTTCATTATCTCTATCGTGGTTAACGTAGGTATGTGGTTTGAGCGTTTTGTAATTATCGTAACTTCATTACATAGAGATTATTTACCATCTTCATGGACAATGTTCCAACCAACTTTTGTTGATGCTGGTATTTATATTGGAACTATCGGATTCTTCTTCGTATTATTTTTATTATATTCTAGAAGTTTCCCTGTAATTGCTCAGGCAGAGGTTAAAACAATCTTAAAAGGTTCTGGAGATAATTACAAGAGAGAAAGAGAACAACACGGACATAATCATTCAGATAATCATTAA